Proteins from one Dysgonomonas sp. HDW5A genomic window:
- a CDS encoding C40 family peptidase has protein sequence MKYAIYLNTALPIRSEASEASEMVSQLLFGDTCELTEEAGSFIKIRNYRDGYQGWVDFKVLYEIDEETYNEINTGPVFRTCVPIADVFCMTDKTVYRLSAGSILPRYNIDKSNFEIGGKVFQIHPTFVTYLPQSSNENIIATAMLFLNAPYLWGGKNIMGIDCSGLAQVVFSLNGFLLPRDARVQALEGTKVNSLEEAQPTDLLFFEKNNRINHVGIFLGNNKVIHASGRVRIDTIDSQGIYNKESGNYTHTLSTIKRV, from the coding sequence ATGAAATATGCTATTTATTTAAATACAGCTCTACCCATTCGTTCAGAAGCCAGTGAAGCATCTGAAATGGTGAGTCAATTACTTTTTGGTGACACTTGTGAATTAACCGAAGAGGCAGGCTCATTCATCAAAATAAGGAACTACAGAGATGGTTATCAAGGCTGGGTAGACTTTAAAGTTTTGTATGAAATAGATGAAGAAACTTATAACGAAATCAATACCGGACCGGTATTTCGAACATGTGTACCTATAGCTGACGTATTCTGCATGACTGATAAAACAGTATACAGACTATCTGCGGGAAGTATACTGCCACGCTACAACATCGATAAAAGTAATTTTGAAATTGGAGGAAAAGTCTTTCAAATTCACCCCACTTTTGTCACTTATCTTCCTCAAAGCAGCAACGAAAATATAATAGCTACGGCTATGCTGTTTCTTAATGCTCCTTATCTATGGGGAGGTAAAAACATAATGGGAATTGATTGCTCGGGACTTGCACAGGTTGTATTCTCTTTGAATGGTTTTTTACTACCTCGGGATGCCAGAGTGCAAGCTTTGGAAGGTACAAAAGTAAATTCATTGGAGGAAGCACAGCCTACTGATCTTTTATTTTTCGAAAAGAATAATCGCATCAATCATGTCGGAATTTTCTTAGGAAATAATAAAGTCATACATGCCTCGGGAAGAGTCAGAATCGACACGATTGATTCACAAGGAATTTACAACAAAGAGTCTGGCAATTATACACACACTCTTTCAACAATAAAACGAGTATAA
- a CDS encoding DUF1287 domain-containing protein, translating into MNKLLFIIIYFYSCFVVSSQEKDFYNQLSDAAIDLTRSKVTYDPTYFSIPYPNGDVPANKGVCTDVVIRAYRKMNIDLQKKVHEDMKANFSKYPSQKKWGLKKTDTNIDHRRVYNLETFFTRNGIAKPISTNAEDYQPGDIVSWTLDNGLAHIGIVVDRKSKDGKRHLIVHNIGGGQVIEDRLFAWKIVGHYQYK; encoded by the coding sequence ATGAATAAATTACTTTTTATAATTATATACTTTTACAGTTGCTTTGTGGTATCCTCCCAAGAAAAGGATTTCTACAATCAATTATCTGATGCAGCAATAGATTTAACAAGGTCAAAAGTAACGTACGACCCTACTTATTTCTCGATCCCTTATCCGAATGGAGATGTTCCCGCAAACAAAGGGGTATGTACCGATGTTGTAATAAGGGCATATCGTAAAATGAACATAGATCTTCAGAAAAAGGTACATGAAGATATGAAAGCCAATTTCAGCAAATACCCTAGCCAGAAAAAATGGGGACTAAAAAAAACAGATACAAATATAGATCATCGCCGAGTGTATAATCTCGAAACATTTTTCACCCGCAACGGTATTGCAAAGCCGATATCCACCAATGCGGAAGATTATCAGCCGGGAGATATAGTATCGTGGACTCTCGATAATGGATTGGCACATATAGGTATAGTGGTCGACAGAAAATCGAAAGACGGTAAAAGACACCTCATTGTGCATAATATCGGAGGCGGTCAGGTTATAGAAGATAGGCTTTTTGCATGGAAAATCGTAGGACATTATCAGTATAAATAA
- a CDS encoding acyltransferase family protein: protein MASTLNTNTKNRESNIELLRIVLMIMIIIHHLIVHGCQNSSPSKSTLLVSLNIFTIIAVNCFVFISGYYGIKFKVKTLLSFILQATFYSVATYIIYHGFIAKEAYSTPDFIHSFFPVTYAQWWFLNAFLGVYILSPFINKGIESLNIYQSGLIVIILVYINSSYPIMGYNFYSGSGHSFFTLLSIYIIARFCGKYIKDLKRPLILYICTFLLTLLLVYILLSINYTNTAERLVSYGCPLVILGAIFFFYTFRKIKIQSNIINKIAPLCFGVYMIHDTTDTRLLIKGVVEQVNNVIANPLLFGLALIGMAMLIFILCACIEKVRQIIFKPILDSIEQKASTLFVKLKRITQ from the coding sequence ATGGCTTCAACACTCAACACTAACACTAAAAATCGTGAATCAAATATAGAACTGTTACGGATAGTTCTGATGATTATGATTATTATACATCACCTGATTGTACATGGATGCCAAAATAGCAGTCCTTCTAAAAGTACATTGCTTGTATCTTTGAATATCTTTACCATTATTGCAGTAAATTGTTTTGTATTCATTTCCGGTTATTATGGTATTAAATTTAAGGTAAAAACACTACTTTCGTTTATCTTACAGGCAACTTTCTATTCGGTAGCCACCTATATCATATATCATGGTTTTATAGCTAAGGAAGCTTACTCGACACCCGATTTCATTCATAGCTTTTTTCCTGTAACATACGCACAATGGTGGTTCTTAAATGCTTTTCTGGGCGTTTATATATTATCGCCTTTCATCAATAAAGGTATCGAATCTCTAAACATATACCAATCGGGTCTTATTGTCATTATTCTGGTATATATAAATAGTAGTTACCCAATAATGGGTTATAATTTCTATTCGGGTAGTGGGCATAGTTTTTTCACCCTTCTGTCAATATATATTATCGCCCGTTTTTGTGGTAAATATATTAAAGACCTTAAAAGACCTTTGATTCTGTATATATGCACTTTTCTCCTGACATTATTACTTGTTTATATCCTACTCTCTATCAATTATACAAATACTGCAGAACGGCTAGTATCATACGGATGCCCTCTGGTTATCCTTGGAGCAATTTTCTTTTTTTACACTTTTAGAAAAATAAAAATACAGAGTAATATAATAAATAAAATAGCTCCATTATGCTTTGGAGTATATATGATCCATGATACGACCGACACTCGTTTACTGATTAAAGGTGTTGTTGAACAAGTAAATAATGTAATAGCAAACCCTCTACTTTTTGGCCTGGCATTAATAGGAATGGCAATGCTTATATTTATACTATGTGCATGTATAGAAAAAGTAAGACAAATCATATTCAAGCCTATTTTAGATTCTATTGAGCAAAAAGCATCCACATTATTTGTAAAACTAAAACGCATCACACAATAA
- a CDS encoding acyltransferase family protein: MEKELTNAKNRESNIELLRIVLMLMIIMHHLIVHGCDLSLISTGDYQKTNKDALFLFLNTFTIIAVNCFVFISGFYGIKFKVKTLIAFVLQALFYSVSLYLLKCVIHDSPVSYSELRRSFFPITYVNWWFLNAYIALFILSPIINKGLENISKKQTIILIVLLFIIGGGYPLVGYNFYTQDGYSFFNLLIVYIIARYCHRYITEIKNILPVYLSVFLISFIIIYTCFSQDRQLLTWRLMAYNCIWIIAAAALFFYLFKKIKIKNKLINKIAPLTFGIYLLHDSGIIKTTIMTFIKSMNSKIDNNFTMIGILLLTTLIVFSICACIEKIRQIIFKPVLNYISKKIETYQIDT; encoded by the coding sequence ATGGAGAAGGAACTAACTAACGCTAAAAATCGGGAATCGAATATAGAACTGCTACGGATAGTTCTTATGCTCATGATCATTATGCATCATCTGATTGTGCATGGATGCGATTTAAGCCTTATAAGTACCGGAGACTATCAGAAAACAAATAAAGATGCCCTATTTCTATTCTTAAATACATTTACAATAATAGCTGTTAACTGTTTTGTATTTATCTCCGGATTTTATGGTATAAAATTCAAAGTAAAAACATTAATTGCATTTGTACTACAAGCTCTGTTTTATTCTGTTTCATTGTACTTGTTAAAGTGTGTAATACATGATAGCCCGGTATCATATTCAGAACTCCGAAGAAGCTTCTTCCCCATCACATATGTAAACTGGTGGTTTCTTAATGCCTACATCGCACTATTTATACTATCACCGATAATAAACAAAGGGCTGGAAAACATCAGTAAAAAACAAACTATCATACTTATAGTCCTACTGTTTATTATAGGAGGAGGTTATCCTTTGGTCGGATATAATTTTTATACACAAGACGGGTATTCGTTTTTCAACTTATTAATAGTTTATATTATAGCCCGCTATTGCCATAGATACATTACAGAAATAAAAAACATTCTCCCTGTATACCTGTCCGTCTTCCTCATCAGTTTTATCATAATATACACATGCTTTAGTCAAGACAGGCAACTTCTCACATGGCGACTAATGGCATATAACTGCATATGGATTATAGCAGCTGCAGCTTTATTTTTCTACCTTTTCAAGAAAATTAAAATTAAAAACAAATTAATAAATAAAATTGCTCCTCTCACATTTGGTATCTATCTACTTCATGACTCAGGAATAATAAAAACTACAATAATGACTTTTATTAAGAGCATGAACAGTAAAATAGATAATAATTTTACCATGATCGGTATTCTATTACTAACAACACTAATTGTATTTTCGATATGTGCATGTATCGAGAAAATAAGGCAAATTATATTCAAACCAGTATTAAATTATATTTCAAAGAAAATAGAAACATATCAAATAGACACCTAA
- the alaS gene encoding alanine--tRNA ligase: protein MMTSKEIRNSFKEFFRSKGHQIVSSAPMVIKDDPTLMFTNAGMNQFKDIILGNAPIKYPRVADSQKCLRVSGKHNDLEEVGHDTYHHTMFEMLGNWSFGDYFKEEAIAWAWEYLTEVLKLDKERLYVTVFEGSPEEGLSRDDEAADFWVQYLPKERIINGNKKDNFWEMGDTGPCGPCSEIHIDIRSDEERAKVDGALLVNKDPDVIEIWNLVFMQFNRKADKSLEELPAKVIDTGMGFERLCMAVQGKTSNYDTDVFQPLIKAIGELTDSTYGEDEKKDIAMRVIADHIRTIAFSIADGQLPSNAKAGYVIRRILRRAVRYGYTFLNQHKAFMYKLIPTLIETMSEAYPELYQQKTLIIRDIQEEEESFLRTLDTGIKLLDRQIAETRANNSTVLKGLDAFTLYDTYGFPLDLTELILRENNMSVDEEGFKAEMQKQKDRARNAAAVETGDWIVIREGEQEFIGYDYTQCEAEILRYRQVKQKNNEFYQIVLDRTPFYSEMGGQVGDTGWLISDDEKIEIIDTKRENNLAEHITKKLPKDITAHFVARINTERRTAVECNHTATHLLHEGLREVLGTHVEQKGSFVSPAVLRFDFSHFQKLTDEEIRKVERFVTAKIRENIVLNEARNIPISEAHAMGAMALFGEKYGEEVRVIRFADSVELCGGTHISSTGRIGSFRIINESSIAAGVRRIEAITAEACEEYFYAQQDIITELKALMHNAPNLTQAFQKFFSESAEMRKRIEEFMKEKAIQIKESTIKNRQIVNGIEIFTLRGHLPADIVKDIAFQIRGEFPEHAAFIGATDIDEKPNLTLMLSDDLVAHGLNASTIVREAAKNIQGGGGGQPHFATAGGKNSDGLAKAVDEILEKLK from the coding sequence ATCATGACTTCTAAAGAAATCCGCAATTCATTCAAAGAATTTTTTAGGTCTAAAGGACATCAGATTGTTTCTTCAGCTCCTATGGTGATTAAAGACGATCCCACATTGATGTTTACCAATGCCGGTATGAATCAATTTAAAGACATCATTTTGGGCAATGCACCTATTAAATATCCTAGAGTAGCGGATTCTCAAAAATGTTTACGCGTAAGTGGAAAGCACAATGATTTAGAAGAAGTAGGTCACGATACCTATCACCACACTATGTTTGAGATGTTGGGGAACTGGTCTTTTGGCGATTACTTCAAAGAAGAAGCTATTGCTTGGGCATGGGAATATCTGACTGAAGTTCTGAAACTGGACAAAGAAAGACTATATGTAACTGTTTTTGAGGGATCACCCGAGGAGGGACTTTCTCGCGACGACGAAGCTGCCGATTTCTGGGTACAATACCTACCTAAAGAACGCATTATAAATGGAAATAAAAAAGATAACTTCTGGGAGATGGGCGATACAGGTCCTTGCGGTCCTTGTTCCGAAATACACATCGATATACGTTCCGACGAAGAACGCGCCAAAGTTGACGGTGCATTATTGGTGAACAAAGATCCTGATGTTATCGAAATATGGAATCTTGTTTTCATGCAATTTAACCGTAAAGCTGACAAATCTCTTGAAGAACTTCCTGCTAAAGTTATAGACACAGGTATGGGATTTGAGCGTCTTTGCATGGCTGTACAAGGTAAAACTTCAAACTACGATACAGATGTATTTCAACCATTAATCAAAGCTATCGGAGAGTTAACCGACAGTACATATGGTGAGGACGAGAAGAAAGATATAGCTATGCGAGTTATCGCAGACCATATCCGCACGATTGCTTTTTCTATTGCCGATGGGCAATTACCTTCGAATGCCAAAGCCGGATATGTAATTCGTCGTATTCTTCGCCGTGCTGTTCGTTATGGATATACTTTCCTTAATCAGCACAAAGCATTTATGTATAAGCTGATCCCTACCCTTATCGAAACAATGAGCGAGGCTTACCCTGAACTATATCAGCAAAAAACGCTTATTATTAGAGATATTCAGGAAGAAGAAGAATCGTTCCTACGCACATTGGATACCGGTATAAAGTTATTGGATAGACAAATTGCTGAAACAAGAGCTAACAACTCAACAGTTTTAAAAGGTCTTGATGCCTTTACTTTATACGATACATACGGATTTCCTCTTGACTTAACTGAACTTATATTACGTGAAAATAATATGAGTGTTGATGAAGAAGGCTTTAAAGCTGAAATGCAAAAGCAAAAAGACCGTGCCCGCAATGCTGCTGCTGTAGAAACCGGCGACTGGATTGTGATACGTGAAGGCGAGCAGGAGTTTATCGGATATGATTACACGCAATGCGAAGCTGAGATACTCCGTTACCGTCAGGTGAAACAAAAAAACAACGAATTTTATCAAATAGTACTCGACCGTACTCCTTTCTATTCGGAAATGGGTGGACAGGTCGGTGATACAGGTTGGTTAATCAGTGATGATGAAAAGATAGAAATTATCGACACCAAACGCGAAAACAATCTGGCTGAACACATCACAAAAAAATTACCGAAAGATATTACAGCACATTTTGTAGCTCGTATCAATACGGAAAGGAGAACAGCTGTAGAATGTAATCACACGGCAACTCACTTATTACATGAGGGATTACGTGAAGTATTAGGTACACATGTTGAACAAAAAGGCTCTTTTGTTTCACCGGCAGTTCTTCGATTCGACTTTTCGCATTTCCAAAAGTTAACTGACGAGGAAATTCGTAAAGTAGAACGTTTTGTAACAGCTAAAATAAGAGAGAACATTGTATTGAATGAGGCTCGTAACATTCCTATTTCGGAAGCCCATGCAATGGGAGCAATGGCTCTGTTTGGAGAAAAATACGGCGAAGAAGTTCGTGTAATTCGTTTTGCCGATTCTGTAGAGCTTTGTGGGGGAACTCACATTTCATCAACAGGGCGAATCGGTTCGTTTCGCATCATTAACGAAAGTTCTATAGCTGCCGGAGTAAGACGTATCGAAGCAATTACCGCCGAAGCATGCGAAGAATATTTCTATGCACAACAAGATATTATCACCGAATTAAAGGCTTTGATGCACAATGCCCCCAACTTAACTCAGGCATTCCAGAAATTCTTCAGCGAAAGTGCTGAAATGCGAAAGCGTATTGAAGAGTTTATGAAAGAAAAGGCAATTCAGATAAAAGAGTCTACTATCAAGAACAGACAAATAGTCAATGGCATCGAAATATTCACTTTGAGAGGACATTTGCCTGCTGACATAGTAAAAGACATAGCATTTCAGATCAGAGGCGAATTCCCTGAGCATGCAGCGTTCATAGGAGCAACAGATATAGACGAAAAACCCAATCTCACCCTGATGCTATCGGATGATCTTGTTGCACATGGATTAAATGCGTCAACTATTGTACGCGAAGCAGCAAAAAACATTCAAGGCGGAGGTGGTGGACAACCACATTTTGCGACAGCAGGAGGTAAAAATTCTGATGGCTTAGCTAAAGCTGTGGATGAAATCTTAGAGAAGTTAAAATAA
- a CDS encoding M23 family metallopeptidase: MAKKVFYIYNSQSLTYERVYPSLGKKIFIIIRNLLGGIILGALGFWALMYYVLDSPKEMELKKENRLIRTQYNVLSKRMDNISEVLKDIQQRDDNMYRAIFHAEPIASAIRNSTAGGIGRYDYLMELSNPDLIVQTSKKIDLISKQLYVQSKSFDEILDLSRQQKDRLQHIPSIQPVANKDLSRVASGYGTRIDPVYGTLRFHAGMDFTAKEGTDIYATGDGVVTWAEWRQGYGNCIIIDHGYGFETLYGHMSSYIAKRGQQVKRGELIGKIGSTGKSTGPHLHYEVHVKGKPDNPAKYYFMDLTPEEYDKMLQIAANHGQVMD, encoded by the coding sequence ATGGCAAAAAAGGTATTTTATATATATAATTCACAATCGCTGACGTATGAGCGAGTCTATCCGAGCCTGGGAAAAAAAATATTTATAATCATTCGTAATCTTTTAGGGGGCATTATCTTGGGAGCTTTAGGCTTTTGGGCACTAATGTATTATGTACTGGATTCTCCCAAAGAGATGGAATTGAAAAAAGAAAACCGCTTAATACGTACACAATATAATGTATTGTCCAAAAGAATGGATAATATCTCCGAAGTGTTAAAGGATATCCAACAGCGAGATGATAATATGTACAGAGCCATTTTCCATGCCGAGCCTATTGCTTCTGCAATACGTAACTCAACGGCGGGAGGAATCGGAAGATACGATTATCTGATGGAATTATCCAATCCGGATCTGATTGTTCAGACCTCTAAAAAAATAGATCTTATCTCGAAGCAATTATATGTACAGTCTAAATCTTTTGATGAGATACTAGATTTATCGAGACAGCAAAAAGACCGTTTGCAGCACATACCCAGTATACAGCCTGTAGCGAATAAAGATCTTTCGCGTGTAGCTTCGGGTTATGGTACGCGTATCGATCCTGTGTATGGTACTCTAAGATTCCATGCCGGAATGGACTTTACGGCTAAGGAGGGTACCGATATTTATGCAACAGGCGATGGTGTAGTAACTTGGGCTGAATGGCGGCAGGGGTATGGTAATTGTATTATCATCGATCACGGTTATGGTTTTGAAACATTATATGGTCACATGAGTTCGTATATTGCTAAGCGAGGTCAGCAGGTGAAACGTGGCGAGCTTATAGGTAAAATAGGAAGTACAGGTAAATCAACAGGTCCTCACTTGCATTACGAGGTGCACGTGAAGGGTAAACCCGATAATCCTGCGAAGTACTACTTTATGGATCTTACTCCTGAAGAATACGATAAGATGTTGCAGATTGCAGCGAACCATGGTCAGGTAATGGATTAA
- a CDS encoding MerR family transcriptional regulator, whose product MIDFSNNKKLYFTIKEVANHFKVNESLLRFWETEFKEIKPRKTPGGVRQYTREDIEAIELVYSLVKNKGLTLEGARQTLKLKKDEETRRIDLIHRLEDIKKELNDLKEGLESIS is encoded by the coding sequence ATGATAGACTTTAGTAACAATAAGAAATTGTATTTTACCATAAAAGAAGTAGCTAACCACTTTAAAGTGAATGAGTCACTTCTTCGTTTCTGGGAAACCGAGTTTAAAGAAATTAAGCCTCGTAAAACTCCCGGAGGTGTACGTCAGTATACCCGAGAAGATATTGAAGCTATCGAACTGGTTTATTCTTTGGTTAAAAACAAAGGGTTGACTCTCGAAGGGGCAAGGCAGACTCTTAAACTGAAAAAAGATGAGGAAACACGTCGCATTGATTTGATTCACAGATTGGAGGATATCAAAAAAGAGCTTAATGACTTGAAAGAAGGTTTAGAGAGTATATCATAA
- a CDS encoding transcriptional regulator: MKDIISGLNKIFDSRIRLGIMSVLVVNDSVDFNTIKELLEVTDGNLASHLKALEKEEVIAVKKQFVGRKPNTSYSVTDHGRKLFQEHIDALEKLINPLT, from the coding sequence ATGAAAGATATAATATCAGGTCTAAATAAGATATTTGATAGCAGGATACGCTTGGGTATTATGTCGGTATTGGTTGTAAATGATAGTGTCGATTTTAATACTATCAAAGAGTTGCTCGAAGTGACTGACGGTAATTTGGCAAGCCATCTTAAGGCTTTGGAAAAAGAGGAGGTGATTGCTGTGAAAAAACAGTTTGTCGGGCGAAAACCAAATACCTCATATAGTGTTACCGATCACGGGCGGAAGCTATTTCAGGAACATATTGATGCACTCGAAAAATTAATTAATCCTTTAACGTAA
- the creD gene encoding cell envelope integrity protein CreD, with protein sequence METSKSFFQKHSVIVKISMIAVLTLLMLIPVNMVQSLIREREENKTIVQEEISDKWGGQQRLVGPVLVLPYKTRIAEGNPIVVKYAYFLPDEYSIEGEIKPEERSRGIYQVLCYQSLMQVRGKFNFPDYEKLNLSADQIQWEDAFLLVGVPALQGIKNKIDFNVNGKSLDILASVAPNDLMNSGLTVKMPLNPTDIKEAYNFNFDLALNGTDGLYFAPIGKHTSIHMKSEYKTVTFIGDFLPNSRKIDQSGFDAQWEIFDYNRNYAQMWIGQNSGISDSLLGMDLLLPVDQYQKTMRSAKYAIMFIVLTFVVFFMVELLNRKRIHPVQYLLVSFALVLFYSLLLALSEYIGFEWSYLISALAIVSLITSYSYSIFKSNKQASFMGVFLCILYVFLYVILQLEDMALLLGSTGLFITLAIVMYVSRKVDWYKEDDRVEQSLN encoded by the coding sequence ATGGAAACTTCTAAATCATTTTTTCAAAAACATTCAGTAATCGTAAAGATTAGTATGATCGCAGTTTTAACTTTATTGATGCTTATACCTGTAAACATGGTACAATCGTTGATAAGAGAGCGGGAGGAAAATAAAACAATTGTGCAGGAAGAAATCAGCGATAAGTGGGGTGGGCAGCAACGTTTAGTTGGACCTGTACTTGTTTTGCCTTATAAGACAAGAATTGCCGAAGGAAATCCGATAGTTGTGAAATATGCTTACTTTTTGCCCGATGAGTATAGCATAGAGGGTGAGATAAAACCCGAAGAACGTTCTCGGGGAATATATCAGGTTTTATGCTATCAATCGCTTATGCAGGTTAGGGGAAAGTTCAATTTTCCTGATTATGAAAAACTCAATTTGAGTGCCGACCAGATACAATGGGAGGATGCTTTTTTATTAGTCGGAGTTCCGGCATTACAAGGAATCAAAAATAAAATAGATTTCAATGTGAATGGAAAGTCCCTTGATATATTAGCCAGTGTTGCTCCGAATGATTTAATGAACTCGGGTCTGACAGTGAAAATGCCCTTAAATCCTACAGATATCAAGGAGGCTTATAACTTCAATTTCGATTTGGCTTTGAACGGAACTGACGGACTTTATTTTGCGCCTATCGGGAAGCATACAAGCATACATATGAAATCTGAGTATAAAACGGTAACCTTTATAGGTGACTTTTTACCTAATAGTCGAAAAATAGATCAATCGGGATTTGATGCTCAATGGGAGATTTTCGATTATAATAGAAATTACGCTCAAATGTGGATAGGGCAAAATTCGGGTATCAGTGATTCATTATTAGGCATGGATTTATTACTACCTGTCGATCAGTATCAAAAGACTATGCGTTCGGCTAAATATGCCATTATGTTTATAGTGCTCACTTTCGTTGTCTTTTTTATGGTTGAATTACTGAACAGAAAACGCATACACCCCGTTCAATATTTGTTGGTAAGCTTTGCTCTGGTATTGTTCTATAGCTTGCTTCTGGCATTGTCCGAATACATTGGCTTCGAATGGTCATATCTGATATCGGCATTAGCTATTGTATCGCTTATTACCTCTTATTCGTATTCGATATTTAAGTCAAATAAACAAGCATCTTTTATGGGAGTATTCCTGTGTATATTGTATGTTTTCTTATACGTAATTCTTCAACTAGAAGATATGGCTCTGTTATTGGGAAGTACAGGATTATTTATAACACTGGCAATAGTAATGTATGTATCTCGTAAAGTCGATTGGTATAAAGAAGATGATAGGGTAGAGCAGTCTCTAAACTGA